The sequence below is a genomic window from Flavobacterium lipolyticum.
CTTAATATTGTCGAAGACATAATCTCCACATTATGGAATTTACCCTGATTTGGGTTCACTAACAAATTTTCTCTTTTAGCGAACCTGCGATTAATAGCTCTATAAATACGTTTTACTATTTTTTTCATCTTACCAAAACTCTTTTTATTTTGCCTAAGAATCCGACCAAAACATTTCTCTTATTTATCTCAAAATCAGATTTTAATTTCACAAATTTCTTTTTAGAAAGAATGTTTTTATCATCTAAAATTTTAACTAAAAAAGGAAAAAAATTATCGCGATGAAGACTATCAATTGACTCTTTTTTAAGTAGTTCTAATCTTTTTTCAAATTCACTTTCTTTAATCGCGGACTCAATTATCTTTACACTTGATTCAAAATCATCTATGCTAATTCTGATAAAAGATTCTCTATTAACTATACTTTCTAAATTTGGACATCCATAATAGAATGGCAGAGTATGAGTATAAATACAATCAAATAATTTTTCAGTAACCCAATCGTCGCAATAATCATTTTCTATGGCTATTGAATATTTATAGTTGGCTAAAACATCCCATTTATCTTCAAAATCTGCTATACCTCTGCCATAAACATCCAACTGATCCCCAAAATATTCCTTGAGTTTTTCAACAAACTCCATTCTTTTTCGATGACCTTCAGTAAAAGCCTTATTGGATGAAATAACAGAAATTAATTTCGTCTTATCAGGCGTTGCGAGAGAATTTAACTCATCAAATGATTTCCCGATAAACCATGGATTCGCGTTGTGCGAATAAATAATATTTCTATGTTTTAGCTCTTTTTGTACCGTAATAATTGTACCAAATTGATCTAAAAATTTTTGACTAAACTTAGGACTAGTATTGTAACATTCTCCTGGAATAAAAATTACATTTTCGGGATCACACTTTACAATCTCTGTTTTTATTTTATAATCGGTATATACAATCCAAAAATCACACTCTTTCAGATTATCATCGATAACAAACTTATAGTCTCCCCAAATCTGAGAGAAATTTGGAGTTTGTCTAAAAAGAGGCCAATCGTAATTAAATGTTAGCTTAACTATTTTCATTATTTACAATTTTTTCCATTCCGGATTTAAAAAGAAAAGACCGGCTGCTCTTGGCAAACTTCTAATGGTATATTTTCCTCCATCTATAATTTGAAAAGACAATGCATTTTCAATACAGTCAAATATCTGGTGTCCTGTAGTAGTATTACTTGTAAAGCTGATGGTATATATCCCCGGGAAAAGTCTTATGTCTTTTACGCTTACAACATACTCTTCTTGTTTTTCTACATGGGTTAATTCAAAATTTGAATCTCTCCCCATAATATGAAAAATAGGCATTTCGTCTGAAGATTTTATCTGAATTCCGACCTCAGATTTTGCTTCGTTTGTATTATTTTGTAGTCTGAATTTAATAATTAAATCATCTCCAATAGAGAACTCGTGATTTAGCTTTTGGTTTTGATCTCTTATCTCTACAGAGAGAAACTCTATGTTTCTGCTACCAGTTCGTTTTGTATCTGAATCAAAAACAACAGTATGATCAGTAGCATTACTATTATTTGAATATACATCTAGAGCTTCATTAATGTCCCCATTAAATTTTACAGTTCCATTTTCTAAAACTATTCCTCTTGTACACAAACTCTTTACAGCCGCCATATTATGACTCACAAACAAAACAGTCCTGCCACCTTCACGCGATATATCCTGCATCTTGCCAATAGCCTTTTTCTGAAACTCGGCATCACCAACAGCTAAAACCTCATCCACCACTAATATTTCGGGCTCCAAAAATGCTGCTACAGCAAAAGCTAAGCGCACTGTCATTCCAGAGCTATATCTTTTTACGGGTGTATCGATGTAACGTTCACAACCTGAAAATTCAATAATTTCATCAAGCTTAGAGGAAATTTCTTTTTTAGTCATTCCGAGAATCGCCCCATTTAAGAAAATATTTTCCCTTCCGGTCATTTCTCCATTGAAACCAGTTCCGACTTCGAGAAGTGAAGCAATACGGCCGCGAGATTTTATACTTCCGGTAGTTGGAGCTGTTACTTTTGAAAGTATCTTTAAAAGTGTTGATTTTCCTGCTCCGTTTTTACCAATAATTCCGAGAACTTCTCCTCGTTCCACTTCAAAGTTAATGTCTTGCAGTGCCCAGACATAATCTGAATTGCCTTTAACTGATCGGTCATTCGTGTCACCAATTTTTAAATATGGATTCTCTTTGCCTCTTATTTTGTGCCACCATCTATTGATGTCATGACTCAAAGTTCCCGTACCTACTTCTCCTAAACGATATTGTTTAGAAATGTTCTCGGCCTTTAATATTATATCTCTTTCCAAAATTGTAAATGGTAAATCAGTAATTAAACAGTATCTATAAAACTTTTCTCCGTTTTATTAAAAACCAGAAGTCCAATAAAAAATACTGTTATAGTGACAACTAAAGTATACGCTAGTCCTAAAATCGAAATTCCCCCAACATTCAATAACATGAAACGGGCAGTCTCAATAATATAAGCTAACGGGTTATATTCGACGAGCCAACCGTAACTAGGTAATTTGTCTTTAATAAGCTCCATAGGATACATCACTGCTGATAAATACATCAATAATTGTATACCAAAACCAATTAGATGACTAAAGTCGCGATATTTTGTTACCATTGCCGAGATAAGCATTCCGAGGCCTAATCCTAAAATTCCCATTATAATTACTAAAATAGGGAAAACTAAAACAAGACCATTTAAACTTAAATCTGCTCCTTGAAAATAGTACAAAACATAGAATCCAATAAAAATTAAAAATTGAATTCCAAACTTTACAAGATTTGAAATTACAACGGACAGGGGAGTAATGATTCTGGGAAAATATACTTTCCCAAAAATCGCGGCATTAGCCTTAAAAGTGTCTGATGTCCCGGTAAGACAAGCAGTAAAATAATTCCAAACTGTTATTCCTGCCAGATTAAATAAAAATGGAGGAACTGTTCCTGTGTTAATCCCAGCAACATTATTGAATATTATTGTAAAAGTTATTGAAGTAAACAATGGCTGAATCAGATACCAAAGCGGACCTAAAACAGTTTGCTTATAAACCGTGATTACGTCACGTTTTACGAAAAGAAATAATAAGTCTCGATACTGCCAAACTTCTTTTAAGTTTAACGAGAAGAACTTATTTTTAGGTGTTATTTCAAACAACCAATCATCGGGGCTAATGTTGTTCATTTAATAATTGCTACAAACACATTGCAGCTAAATTTTTGATAAAACTATTTTCTAAAAACTCATTTTTTTTTTAATTACGATCAATCATATATAATTAACAGGATTACTATGCAGTTAAAAATGTTCAAAAAAGCAAAAAAGGCGTTTTTAAAAAACACCTTTTAATATCTTAAAATTAAATCCTAATCCAAACAAAGTCAATTTATTTATCCAAAACCTCAAAAGTAGAATTCATACTTTTAAATTCAGGAACAATTTTCTTCATTTTGGCTACAATATCTTCATTATCATAGAAATCAGCTATTCCAATAAGTTCATCGATCTCGATATGCAAATTCTCATACTCATCCTGAATTTCCTGAGCGATCATAATTTTGTTGTGATACGTTGGTAAAGTTTTAGAAGTATCGTTTAACAACTCTTCATAAAGCTTCTCTCCAGGTCTAAGACCAACGACTTTAATCTTTATTTCTTTATCAGGAATAAAGCCTGCCAATTTAATCATTTTCTTAGCCAGATCGATAATTTTCACAGGTTTACCCATATCGAAAATATAAATCTCTCCTCCATTACCCATTGCTCCAGCTTCCAGAACTAACTGACAAGCTTCAGGAATAGTCATAAAATAACGAATAATATCCTGGTGCGTTATAGTTACG
It includes:
- a CDS encoding ABC transporter ATP-binding protein, translated to MERDIILKAENISKQYRLGEVGTGTLSHDINRWWHKIRGKENPYLKIGDTNDRSVKGNSDYVWALQDINFEVERGEVLGIIGKNGAGKSTLLKILSKVTAPTTGSIKSRGRIASLLEVGTGFNGEMTGRENIFLNGAILGMTKKEISSKLDEIIEFSGCERYIDTPVKRYSSGMTVRLAFAVAAFLEPEILVVDEVLAVGDAEFQKKAIGKMQDISREGGRTVLFVSHNMAAVKSLCTRGIVLENGTVKFNGDINEALDVYSNNSNATDHTVVFDSDTKRTGSRNIEFLSVEIRDQNQKLNHEFSIGDDLIIKFRLQNNTNEAKSEVGIQIKSSDEMPIFHIMGRDSNFELTHVEKQEEYVVSVKDIRLFPGIYTISFTSNTTTGHQIFDCIENALSFQIIDGGKYTIRSLPRAAGLFFLNPEWKKL
- a CDS encoding glycosyltransferase family 10 domain-containing protein → MKIVKLTFNYDWPLFRQTPNFSQIWGDYKFVIDDNLKECDFWIVYTDYKIKTEIVKCDPENVIFIPGECYNTSPKFSQKFLDQFGTIITVQKELKHRNIIYSHNANPWFIGKSFDELNSLATPDKTKLISVISSNKAFTEGHRKRMEFVEKLKEYFGDQLDVYGRGIADFEDKWDVLANYKYSIAIENDYCDDWVTEKLFDCIYTHTLPFYYGCPNLESIVNRESFIRISIDDFESSVKIIESAIKESEFEKRLELLKKESIDSLHRDNFFPFLVKILDDKNILSKKKFVKLKSDFEINKRNVLVGFLGKIKRVLVR
- a CDS encoding ABC transporter permease; this translates as MNNISPDDWLFEITPKNKFFSLNLKEVWQYRDLLFLFVKRDVITVYKQTVLGPLWYLIQPLFTSITFTIIFNNVAGINTGTVPPFLFNLAGITVWNYFTACLTGTSDTFKANAAIFGKVYFPRIITPLSVVISNLVKFGIQFLIFIGFYVLYYFQGADLSLNGLVLVFPILVIIMGILGLGLGMLISAMVTKYRDFSHLIGFGIQLLMYLSAVMYPMELIKDKLPSYGWLVEYNPLAYIIETARFMLLNVGGISILGLAYTLVVTITVFFIGLLVFNKTEKSFIDTV